A window of the Egibacter rhizosphaerae genome harbors these coding sequences:
- the murA gene encoding UDP-N-acetylglucosamine 1-carboxyvinyltransferase, with translation MTTPAWRIEPGDPLRGEVRVRGSKNAVTKHMVAALMADGPSTVENAPDVGDVGITRDILRSLGAEVETDEDRITVAPGPIPEPSVGMSFSGLNRIPILLIGPLLHRAGEAFVPFVGGDRIGARPVDFHISALRSMGAEVDVLEDGIRARTTGLRGASIALPYPSVGATETVLLAGALARGRTVVRGAATEPEVVELALLLQRMGARISFMPDRRVIIEGVDRLSGAHATLAGDRNEAFSYLVAGLLTGGSVKVAGCAQDRLVTAITTLSRMGADLEITDDWIMASAPHGLGPAAVETDTHPGFMTDWQTPLMVLFTQAEGLSVLHETVYENRFVYVPALQEMGCEIELFDTCLGGPGCRFHDTGSVHSAVVRGPSKLRGAEVEVPDVRAGFSSVIAAAAADGASVLRGIHHLERGYHRPAEQLASIGLRLERQERDEAGQSGR, from the coding sequence ATGACGACACCCGCATGGCGCATCGAGCCGGGCGATCCGCTACGCGGAGAGGTGCGGGTGCGGGGCTCGAAGAACGCGGTGACCAAGCACATGGTCGCGGCCCTCATGGCCGACGGACCGAGCACCGTCGAGAACGCTCCCGACGTGGGGGACGTCGGGATCACCCGGGACATCCTGCGCTCGCTGGGTGCCGAGGTCGAGACCGACGAGGACCGGATCACCGTGGCTCCCGGGCCGATTCCCGAGCCGTCGGTCGGGATGTCGTTCTCGGGGCTCAACCGCATCCCGATCCTGCTGATCGGCCCGCTGCTGCACCGCGCGGGGGAGGCGTTCGTCCCCTTCGTCGGCGGCGACCGGATCGGTGCCCGGCCCGTCGATTTCCACATCTCGGCGCTGCGGTCGATGGGTGCCGAGGTCGACGTGCTCGAGGACGGCATCCGCGCCCGTACCACGGGCTTGCGAGGGGCCTCGATCGCGTTGCCCTACCCGAGCGTCGGGGCGACGGAGACCGTGCTGTTGGCGGGTGCGCTCGCTCGGGGTCGGACGGTGGTCAGGGGCGCGGCGACCGAGCCCGAGGTGGTCGAGCTCGCGCTGTTGTTGCAGCGCATGGGCGCACGGATCTCGTTCATGCCCGATCGGCGCGTGATCATCGAGGGTGTGGACCGGCTGAGTGGGGCACACGCCACTCTGGCCGGGGACCGCAACGAGGCGTTCAGCTACCTCGTGGCCGGTCTACTGACCGGTGGCTCGGTCAAGGTCGCGGGTTGTGCCCAGGATCGCCTCGTGACGGCCATCACGACCCTCTCGAGGATGGGGGCGGACCTCGAGATCACCGATGACTGGATCATGGCGTCCGCGCCGCACGGGCTCGGTCCTGCGGCGGTGGAGACGGACACGCATCCCGGGTTCATGACCGATTGGCAGACCCCGCTGATGGTGCTATTCACCCAGGCCGAGGGTCTCTCGGTGCTCCACGAGACCGTCTACGAGAACCGGTTCGTCTACGTGCCCGCGCTCCAGGAGATGGGTTGCGAGATCGAGCTGTTCGACACCTGCCTCGGCGGTCCGGGATGCCGGTTCCATGACACGGGATCGGTGCACTCCGCGGTCGTGCGGGGGCCCTCGAAGCTCCGGGGCGCGGAGGTGGAGGTGCCCGACGTCCGCGCGGGGTTCTCGTCGGTCATCGCCGCGGCCGCTGCTGACGGAGCGAGCGTGCTGCGTG